In the Helianthus annuus cultivar XRQ/B chromosome 11, HanXRQr2.0-SUNRISE, whole genome shotgun sequence genome, one interval contains:
- the LOC110890315 gene encoding uncharacterized protein LOC110890315: MEKSEPTFVPEWLKNSGGSSATSHQLTSSSSHPDEQGVSKSLRNNKSLDKDLGHSSVSDRPNSSYFRRASISNGSAHLRSYSSFNRNHRDRDRDRDRDRDKDIFEFRNKERSENRHHDFSDPLGNILPSRFGKNGLRRSHSSLSGKRGESWPTKVASDSNIVKKSSHNNGGSLLSGNVKSSFERDFPSLGADEKQVDNDVGKVSSPGLSSVIQSLPVGSSAVIGGDGWTSALAEVPVIVGSNGNGSAVAPPVQPAPVSATTGMPGGRNMAETLAHGPPRTQTPPQSTVGTQRLEELAVKQSRQLIPMTPSMPKTLAFNSSDKQKLKIGQSQFQSSHLISNPNTPRSATVKPDVSKASTVGKLLILKPSRERNGITPTAKDSLSPTGGGSKLPNSPLAVPSVVGTTAPLKKPVNGPVANLEKRPSLQAQSRNNFFNLMRKKSMTSSNPSSVASDTSSSSEPVASEGGPGSTVVQQSSESTVDVSCNGDTCGAVMASLVNGKIRKGPDVILYSEEEEARFLRSMGWEETAEEEEGLTEEEISSFYQNYLTLKPTSKILKGTLPKQLMPVGEISSKDS; encoded by the exons ATGGAAAAAAGTGAGCCAACATTTGTACCAGAATGGTTAAAGAATAGTGGAGGCTCGAGTGCAACGTCTCACCAACTCACATCATCTTCATCGCACCCTG ATGAACAAGGTGTATCAAAATCGCTGAGAAACAATAAGTCATTGGATAAAGATTTAGGACACTCTTCTGTTTCAGATAGACCAAATTCTTCGTATTTTCGCCGTGCTTCTATTAGTAATGGTTCGGCTCATTTAAGATCTTACAGTAGTTTTAACCGAAATCATCGTGATAGGGATCGGGATCGGGATCGGGATCGGGATAAGGACATATTTGAGTTTAGAAATAAGGAAAGATCAGAAAATAGGCATCACGACTTTTCTGATCCTTTGGGTAACATTTTGCCGAGTAGATTTGGAAAAAACGGGTTAAGACGGTCACATTCAAGTTTATCTGGAAAACGCGGCGAGTCGTGGCCCACAAAGGTAGCAAGTGATTCGAATATAGTAAAAAAAAGTAGTCACAACAATGGTGGTTCTTTACTTTCTGGTAATGTGAAATCATCTTTTGAGAGGGATTTTCCGTCTCTTGGAGCAGATGAGAAACAAGTGGATAATGATGTTGGGAAAGTCTCGTCACCTGGATTGAGCTCAGTCATTCAGAGTCTCCCAGTAGGTAGTTCAGCTGTTATTGGTGGAGATGGGTGGACCTCCGCTCTGGCTGAGGTGCCTGTAATTGTTGGTAGCAATGGAAATGGCTCAGCGGTTGCACCACCAGTTCAGCCAGCTCCAGTATCTGCAACTACAGGCATGCCAGGTGGGCGAAACATGGCTGAAACTTTGGCTCATGGCCCTCCAAGAACTCAGACTCCTCCTCAG TCGACTGTCGGAACTCAAAGGCTTGAAGAGCTTGCTGTTAAGCAATCCAGGCAGTTGATTCCCATGACTCCTTCCATGCCTAAAACATTG GCCTTCAACTCTTCTGATAAACAGAAACTGAAAATCGGACAATCACAGTTTCAGAGTTCTCACCTTATCAGTAATCCAAACACTCCAAGATCTGCTACTGTGAAGCCTGATGTTTCAAAGGCATCTACAGTGGGAAAGCTTCTCATTCTCAAACCCTCTCGAGAAAGGAACGGTATAACACCTACTGCAAAGGACAGTTTGAGCCCAACAGGTGGTGGTAGCAAGTTGCCAAATAGCCCTCTTGCTGTACCCTCAGTTGTCGGAACCACTGCCCCGTTGAAAAAACCGGTCAACGGTCCAGTTGCTAATCTGGAGAAGAGACCCTCATTACAAGCTCAGAGCCGTAATAACTTCTTTAACCTTATGAGGAAGAAATCCATGACTAGTAGTAATCCTTCTTCTGTCGCCTCTGATACCAGTTCTTCTAGTGAACCCGTGGCTTCTGAGGGTGGGCCGGGCTCAACGGTTGTCCAGCAATCCAGTGAGAGTACGGTTGACGTGAGTTGCAATGGTGATACTTGTGGTGCGGTCATGGCATCTTTGGTTAATGGGAAGATCCGTAAGGGCCCTGATGTGATTCTTTATTCGGAGGAAGAAGAGGCCCGGTTTTTACGGTCAATGGGTTGGGAAGAAACCGCTGAGGAGGAAGAAGGCCTTACTGAAGAGGAGATTAGTTCTTTCTACCAAAAC TACCTGACTTTAAAGCCGACTTCAAAAATATTGAAGGGGACACTTCCAAAGCAATTGATGCCGGTGGGGGAGATTTCTTCTAAGGATTCTTGA